One part of the Roseomonas gilardii genome encodes these proteins:
- a CDS encoding NADH-quinone oxidoreductase subunit J: MIAALAFYAFAAVLIASAVMVVTSRNPVYSVLYLILGFFNAAGLFLLAGAEFLAMILVIVYVGAVAVLFLFVVMMLDVDFIRLREGFQRYAPIGAIIGGILFLELLLVLAGWQFSTEAVTLRMNAVPADMTNTHALGHLIYTDYIFLFQAAGMVLLVAMIGAIVLTHREKTGPSRRQNIAQQIARVGKVEMQKVPSGAGLGEIGILRPLPPEPKDKPKAIHHADHGHGGGHH, encoded by the coding sequence ATGATCGCAGCTCTCGCCTTCTACGCCTTCGCGGCGGTGCTGATCGCCTCCGCCGTGATGGTGGTGACCAGCCGCAATCCCGTCTACAGCGTGCTGTACCTCATCCTCGGCTTCTTCAACGCGGCCGGGCTCTTCCTCCTCGCGGGGGCGGAGTTCCTCGCGATGATCCTGGTCATCGTCTATGTCGGCGCGGTCGCGGTGCTGTTCCTCTTCGTCGTGATGATGCTGGATGTGGACTTCATCCGGCTGCGGGAGGGCTTCCAGCGCTACGCCCCGATCGGGGCGATCATCGGCGGCATCCTCTTCCTGGAACTGCTGCTGGTCCTGGCCGGCTGGCAGTTCAGCACGGAGGCGGTGACGCTGCGCATGAACGCGGTGCCCGCGGACATGACCAACACCCATGCGCTGGGGCACCTGATCTACACGGACTACATCTTCCTGTTCCAGGCGGCGGGCATGGTCCTGCTGGTGGCGATGATCGGCGCCATCGTCCTGACCCACCGGGAGAAGACCGGGCCGTCGCGCCGGCAGAACATCGCCCAGCAGATCGCGCGCGTGGGCAAGGTGGAGATGCAGAAGGTGCCGAGCGGCGCCGGGCTGGGCGAGATCGGCATCCTGCGGCCGCTGCCGCCGGAGCCGAAGGACAAGCCCAAGGCGATCCACCACGCAGATCATGGCCACGGGGGGGGCCACCACTGA
- a CDS encoding ribonuclease J: MTEPTSDLALIPLGGTGEIGLNLNVYRCDGALLAVDCGIGFGGTDTPEAEVMVPDAGWLAERRDKLVGLVITHAHEDHLGAVAPLWPQLRCPIYASPFASAVLRRKLGEAGLLHQAELHTIPLGGSLELGPFAMRFLRVAHSVPEAQALSIRTSYGTVLHTGDWKLDPNPLLGLPTDEAGFEALGREGVLAMVCDSTNALVEGYSGSEADVRRELTALIGELRGRVAVTCFATNVARVESIAHAARANGRQVALFGRSLRNADAAARECGYLKDTPPFLSEDEAGYLPDEELLIVCTGSQGEPRSALSKIAADTHPNISLGEGDTVIYSSRQIPGNERAIARVQDQLRRAGCRVVTADERQVHVSGHPAKGELKRLYELVRPRFSVPVHGEWRHLEQHAELARAIGATPILIEDGDVLELSGNKPDVVDSVPTGRLAIDGDRLLPLEGGVLSARRRMLFNGVIVASLAVDRDGRVRGEPQVSAPGLFEQLDAAPGQIAAELARAVEELPLNLRRDDDPLREAARAILRRALGRRLRKRPMVDVHLLRV; the protein is encoded by the coding sequence ATGACAGAACCCACCTCCGACCTCGCCCTGATCCCGCTCGGCGGGACCGGGGAGATCGGCCTGAACCTGAATGTGTACCGCTGCGACGGAGCCCTGCTCGCGGTGGATTGCGGCATCGGCTTCGGCGGCACCGACACGCCGGAGGCCGAGGTCATGGTCCCCGATGCCGGCTGGCTGGCGGAACGGCGCGACAAGCTGGTCGGGCTGGTCATCACCCACGCGCATGAGGATCATCTCGGCGCCGTGGCACCGCTCTGGCCACAGCTTCGCTGCCCGATCTATGCCAGCCCCTTCGCCTCGGCGGTGCTGCGGCGGAAGCTGGGCGAGGCCGGTCTGCTGCACCAGGCGGAGCTCCACACCATTCCCCTGGGTGGCAGCCTGGAACTGGGCCCCTTCGCCATGCGCTTCCTCCGGGTGGCGCATTCGGTGCCGGAGGCACAGGCGCTTTCGATCCGCACTTCCTATGGCACGGTGCTGCACACCGGCGACTGGAAGCTGGACCCGAACCCGCTGCTGGGCCTGCCCACCGACGAGGCGGGCTTCGAGGCGCTGGGGCGCGAGGGCGTCCTGGCCATGGTCTGCGACAGCACCAATGCGCTGGTCGAGGGCTATTCCGGCAGCGAGGCGGATGTCCGGCGCGAGCTGACGGCGCTGATCGGCGAGTTGCGCGGCCGGGTGGCGGTGACCTGCTTCGCCACCAATGTGGCGCGGGTGGAGAGCATCGCCCATGCCGCGCGGGCCAATGGCAGGCAGGTGGCGCTGTTCGGGCGCTCGCTCCGCAATGCCGATGCGGCGGCACGGGAATGCGGCTACCTGAAGGACACGCCGCCCTTTCTGAGCGAGGACGAGGCGGGCTACCTGCCGGACGAGGAATTGCTGATCGTCTGCACCGGCAGCCAGGGCGAGCCACGCTCGGCTCTGTCCAAGATCGCCGCCGACACCCATCCCAACATCTCGCTGGGGGAGGGGGACACGGTGATCTATTCCTCCCGCCAGATCCCCGGCAACGAGCGCGCCATCGCCCGGGTGCAGGACCAGCTCCGCCGCGCCGGTTGCCGCGTGGTGACGGCCGACGAGCGGCAGGTCCATGTTTCCGGCCATCCGGCGAAGGGGGAGCTGAAGCGCCTCTACGAGCTGGTGCGGCCGCGCTTCTCCGTGCCGGTGCATGGCGAGTGGCGTCATTTGGAGCAGCATGCCGAGCTGGCCCGCGCCATCGGAGCGACGCCGATCCTGATCGAGGATGGCGACGTACTGGAACTGTCGGGCAACAAGCCGGATGTGGTGGATTCCGTCCCCACGGGGCGTTTGGCCATCGATGGCGACCGGCTCCTGCCGCTGGAGGGTGGGGTGCTCTCGGCGCGCCGGCGGATGCTGTTCAACGGGGTGATCGTCGCCTCCCTGGCCGTGGACCGGGACGGGCGTGTGCGAGGGGAGCCGCAGGTTTCCGCGCCCGGCCTGTTCGAGCAGCTCGACGCGGCCCCCGGGCAGATCGCTGCCGAACTGGCACGGGCGGTGGAGGAGTTGCCACTCAACCTGCGGCGGGACGACGATCCGCTGCGTGAGGCCGCCCGAGCCATCCTGCGCCGGGCGCTCGGCCGCCGGCTGCGCAAGCGGCCGATGGTGGATGTCCATCTGCTGCGGGTCTGA
- the proS gene encoding proline--tRNA ligase, whose amino-acid sequence MRLSRAFLPTLKETPAEAQIASHRLMLRAGLIRQTSAGIYAWLPLGLRVLRNIEQIVREEQDRAGSQEILMPTVQSADLWRESGRYDDYGKEMLRFRDRHDREMLFGPTNEEMVTDIFKGFAKSYRDLPRNLYHIQWKFRDEVRPRFGVMRGREFLMKDGYSFDISPEAARKSYQRMFVSYLRTFARMGLKAIPMRADTGPIGGDLSHEFIILAETGESQVFLHRDLLAYDPLAQAPDYDGDLTPHVDFWTSRYAATDEMHDEAAWNAVAAEEQVSARGIEVGHIFYFGTKYSAAMGFQVTGPEGSPVHPEMGSYGIGVSRLVAAAIEANHDENGIKWPDAIAPYKLAILNLKSGDAACDAVCEQVYAAFPQDAVYDDRPERAGVKFADADLMGYPWQVVVGPRGAAAGKVEIKRRMTGEREELSLEDALAKLRA is encoded by the coding sequence TTGCGCCTGTCCCGCGCCTTCCTGCCCACGCTGAAGGAAACGCCCGCCGAGGCGCAGATCGCCTCGCACCGCCTGATGCTGCGCGCCGGGCTGATCCGCCAGACCAGCGCCGGCATCTATGCCTGGCTGCCGCTCGGCCTGCGCGTGCTCCGCAACATCGAGCAGATCGTGCGCGAGGAGCAGGACCGGGCCGGATCGCAGGAGATCCTGATGCCCACGGTCCAGTCCGCCGATCTGTGGCGGGAGAGCGGGCGCTACGACGATTACGGCAAGGAGATGCTGCGCTTCCGCGACCGGCACGACCGCGAGATGCTGTTCGGCCCGACCAACGAGGAGATGGTCACCGACATCTTCAAGGGCTTCGCCAAGTCCTACCGGGATCTGCCGCGCAACCTCTACCACATCCAGTGGAAGTTCCGGGACGAGGTGCGCCCCCGCTTCGGCGTGATGCGCGGCCGCGAGTTCCTGATGAAGGACGGCTATTCCTTCGACATCTCGCCGGAAGCGGCGCGGAAGTCCTATCAGCGGATGTTCGTCTCCTATCTGCGGACCTTCGCGCGGATGGGGCTGAAGGCGATCCCGATGCGGGCGGATACCGGCCCGATCGGCGGCGACCTGAGCCACGAGTTCATCATCCTGGCGGAGACCGGCGAGAGCCAGGTCTTCCTGCACCGCGACCTGCTGGCCTATGACCCGCTGGCCCAGGCGCCGGACTATGACGGCGACCTGACGCCGCATGTCGATTTCTGGACCAGCCGCTACGCCGCCACCGACGAGATGCATGACGAGGCCGCCTGGAACGCCGTCGCGGCGGAAGAGCAGGTCTCGGCGCGCGGCATCGAGGTCGGCCATATCTTCTATTTCGGCACCAAGTACTCGGCGGCGATGGGCTTCCAGGTGACGGGGCCGGAAGGTAGCCCGGTGCATCCGGAGATGGGCTCCTACGGCATCGGCGTTTCGCGCCTCGTGGCCGCGGCGATCGAGGCTAACCACGACGAGAACGGCATCAAGTGGCCGGATGCCATCGCGCCCTACAAGCTCGCCATCCTGAACCTGAAGAGCGGCGATGCCGCCTGCGACGCGGTCTGCGAGCAGGTCTATGCCGCCTTCCCGCAGGATGCGGTCTATGACGACCGCCCCGAACGCGCCGGCGTGAAGTTCGCCGATGCCGACCTGATGGGCTATCCCTGGCAGGTCGTGGTCGGCCCGCGCGGCGCGGCGGCCGGCAAGGTCGAGATCAAGCGGCGCATGACCGGGGAGCGCGAGGAACTGTCGCTCGAGGACGCACTGGCCAAGCTCCGCGCCTGA
- the nuoK gene encoding NADH-quinone oxidoreductase subunit NuoK, which yields MLTIGLGHYLAVGAILFLLGIFGIFMNRKNVIVLLMSIELILLSVNTNMVAFSSALGDLTGQVFALFILTVAAAEAAIGLAILVIYFRNRGSIEVEDVSTLKG from the coding sequence ATGCTCACCATCGGGCTTGGCCACTACCTGGCGGTAGGGGCGATCCTTTTCCTGCTTGGCATCTTCGGGATCTTCATGAACCGGAAGAATGTCATCGTGCTGCTCATGTCGATCGAGCTGATCCTGCTTTCGGTCAACACCAACATGGTGGCCTTCTCCTCGGCCCTGGGCGACCTGACCGGGCAGGTCTTCGCCCTGTTCATCCTGACGGTGGCGGCGGCCGAGGCCGCGATCGGCCTCGCGATCCTCGTCATCTATTTCCGCAACCGTGGCAGCATCGAGGTGGAAGACGTGTCCACCCTGAAGGGTTGA
- the nuoL gene encoding NADH-quinone oxidoreductase subunit L codes for MFVGAVFFPLLGSAISGFLGRWIGDKAAQWSTVICMALAAVCGISAFWQVGLHSQPATVVVANFIEAGSLSVDWALRYDTLSAMMVGMITLISTLIHLYSVGYMSHDETPSRYFAYLSLFTFAMLMLVTADNLVQLFFGWEGVGLASYLLIGYYYERESANRAAMKAFIVNRVGDLFFMMGMALTFWTFGELGFNEIFAALPEAQGQTIFGFSSIEVIGVLLFAGACGKSAQLVLHTWLPDAMEGPTPVSALIHAATMVTAGVFLMARMSPLMEMAPHALMLVTVVGATTAFFAATVGCVQNDIKRVIAFSTCSQLGYMFVAVGVGAYQAAVFHLFTHAFFKALLFLSAGSVIHAMSDEQDIRRMGGIWTKIPVTYVVFWIGNLALAGIPFFAGYYSKDAIMEAAFASGSAVGMYGFVMTMIAAFLTAFYSWRLTILTFHGKPRADHHVMEHVHESPPVMLIPLVLLAIGAVFTGYAFFDLMVGHHWEEFWNGSIVNAETNHIMHAMHEVPEWVPLAPTVMGLSGIALAYIMYMFVPSLPGKLASAFHPIYLFLLNKWYFDELYDFLFVRPCQRLARTLWKVGDAQIIDGMPNGAASLTVEASRGAVKLQTGKLANYAFAMIIGLALFVSIFLLGVMR; via the coding sequence ATGTTCGTCGGCGCTGTCTTCTTCCCCCTGCTGGGCTCCGCCATCTCGGGCTTCCTGGGCCGCTGGATCGGCGACAAGGCCGCCCAGTGGTCCACCGTGATCTGCATGGCGCTGGCTGCGGTCTGCGGGATCTCCGCCTTCTGGCAGGTCGGGCTGCACAGCCAGCCCGCCACGGTGGTGGTCGCCAACTTCATCGAGGCCGGCTCGCTCAGCGTGGACTGGGCGCTCCGCTACGACACGCTCTCGGCCATGATGGTCGGGATGATCACGCTGATCTCCACGCTGATCCATCTCTACAGCGTGGGCTACATGTCCCATGACGAGACGCCGTCGCGGTACTTCGCCTATCTCTCGCTCTTCACCTTCGCCATGCTGATGCTGGTGACGGCGGACAACCTCGTGCAGCTCTTTTTCGGCTGGGAGGGCGTGGGCCTCGCGAGCTACCTGCTGATCGGCTACTATTACGAGCGGGAAAGCGCAAACCGCGCGGCGATGAAGGCCTTCATCGTCAACCGCGTGGGCGACCTGTTCTTCATGATGGGCATGGCGCTCACCTTCTGGACCTTCGGAGAGCTCGGCTTCAACGAGATCTTCGCCGCGCTGCCGGAGGCGCAGGGCCAGACCATCTTCGGCTTCTCCTCCATCGAGGTGATCGGCGTGCTGCTCTTCGCCGGCGCCTGCGGCAAGTCGGCGCAGCTCGTGCTGCACACCTGGCTGCCGGACGCCATGGAGGGCCCGACCCCCGTTTCCGCGCTGATCCACGCCGCCACCATGGTGACGGCCGGCGTCTTCCTGATGGCGCGCATGTCGCCGCTGATGGAGATGGCGCCGCATGCGCTGATGCTGGTGACCGTCGTCGGCGCCACCACCGCCTTCTTCGCGGCGACGGTGGGCTGCGTGCAGAACGACATCAAGCGGGTGATCGCCTTCTCCACCTGCTCGCAGCTCGGCTACATGTTCGTGGCGGTGGGCGTCGGCGCCTATCAGGCGGCGGTGTTCCACCTCTTCACGCACGCCTTCTTCAAGGCGCTGCTCTTCCTGAGCGCGGGCTCGGTGATCCACGCCATGTCCGACGAGCAGGACATCCGCCGCATGGGCGGGATCTGGACCAAGATCCCCGTCACCTACGTGGTGTTCTGGATCGGCAACCTGGCGCTGGCCGGCATTCCCTTCTTCGCCGGCTACTACTCCAAGGACGCGATCATGGAGGCGGCCTTCGCCTCGGGTAGCGCGGTCGGCATGTACGGCTTCGTCATGACCATGATCGCGGCCTTCCTGACCGCCTTCTACTCCTGGCGCCTGACGATCCTGACCTTCCACGGCAAGCCGCGGGCGGATCACCACGTGATGGAGCACGTGCATGAGAGCCCGCCGGTGATGCTGATCCCGCTGGTGCTGCTGGCGATCGGCGCGGTCTTCACCGGCTATGCCTTCTTCGACCTGATGGTCGGGCATCACTGGGAGGAGTTCTGGAACGGCTCCATCGTGAACGCCGAGACCAACCACATCATGCATGCGATGCACGAGGTGCCCGAATGGGTGCCGCTGGCACCAACCGTGATGGGCCTGTCCGGCATCGCGCTGGCCTACATCATGTACATGTTCGTGCCGTCGCTGCCGGGCAAGCTGGCCAGCGCCTTCCACCCGATCTACCTGTTCCTGCTGAACAAGTGGTACTTCGACGAGCTGTACGACTTCCTCTTCGTGCGCCCCTGCCAGCGCCTGGCCCGCACCCTGTGGAAGGTGGGCGACGCGCAGATCATCGACGGCATGCCCAACGGGGCGGCCAGCCTGACGGTCGAGGCGTCTCGCGGCGCGGTGAAGCTCCAGACCGGCAAGCTCGCCAACTACGCCTTCGCGATGATCATCGGGCTCGCGCTCTTCGTGTCCATCTTCCTGCTGGGAGTCATGCGGTGA
- a CDS encoding biotin--[acetyl-CoA-carboxylase] ligase, which yields MTPGAAGFGWRLQVHESLPSTQDHLLALAASGEPEGAAALALRQTAGRGQYGRVWQSLSGNLHLSLLLRPREAPRQLPQYSLLAAVALADAMSGFLPGGAPLSVKWPNDLLLNGAKCAGILLNSGLDETGMPWIVLGIGVNLSYAPQLPDRPVTCLADVCEAPPRPETFAWRLLDCLGHWRARRAAEGFAPVRAAWMERGPAPGTVLTVRRPQGSITGRFGGLAEDGALLIATEERVHTIVAGELAG from the coding sequence ATGACACCCGGGGCCGCCGGCTTCGGCTGGCGGCTCCAGGTGCATGAGAGCCTTCCCAGCACGCAGGACCACCTGCTGGCCCTGGCGGCCTCGGGCGAGCCCGAAGGGGCGGCCGCCCTGGCGCTCCGCCAGACGGCGGGGCGGGGCCAGTATGGCCGCGTCTGGCAGTCCCTGTCGGGCAACCTGCATCTCTCGCTTCTGCTGCGGCCGCGCGAGGCGCCGCGGCAACTGCCGCAGTACTCGCTGTTGGCGGCGGTGGCCCTGGCGGATGCCATGTCGGGCTTCCTTCCCGGCGGTGCTCCGCTTTCCGTCAAATGGCCGAACGATCTGCTGCTGAACGGCGCGAAATGCGCGGGCATCCTGCTGAACTCCGGCCTGGACGAGACGGGGATGCCGTGGATCGTGCTGGGGATCGGGGTGAACCTCTCCTATGCGCCCCAGCTTCCTGACCGGCCCGTGACATGTCTGGCCGATGTTTGCGAGGCGCCACCCCGGCCGGAAACCTTCGCTTGGCGGCTGCTGGATTGCCTGGGGCATTGGCGGGCGCGGCGGGCGGCGGAAGGCTTCGCCCCGGTCCGGGCCGCCTGGATGGAGCGCGGGCCGGCGCCCGGCACCGTCCTGACGGTCCGGCGCCCGCAGGGATCGATCACGGGTCGTTTCGGGGGGCTGGCCGAGGACGGGGCTCTCCTGATAGCGACGGAGGAACGCGTTCACACCATTGTCGCGGGTGAACTGGCGGGCTGA
- a CDS encoding type III pantothenate kinase, with protein sequence MLLAIDAGNTNVVFAVHDGQEWRGRWRIATRDDRTSDEYAVWLLALFRHAGLNPSAIDRCAIGTVVPAALYNLRRLSREWFSCEPLVARAAVEWGFQILVDRPKEVGADRLLNALAAHHHYRGPLVVVDFGTATTFDVVDGKGSYLGGVIAPGISLSIEALHRAAARLPRIGIGRPQSVIGRDTVPAMQSGIFWGYVGLIEGIVERIRAEFGAPMKVVATGGLAPLFAEGTAVIEKTDPDITLEGLRLLADRNPTPIFHRTSLPDALKPDPD encoded by the coding sequence ATGTTGCTGGCCATCGACGCAGGCAACACCAACGTCGTCTTCGCGGTTCACGACGGCCAGGAATGGCGCGGCCGCTGGCGCATCGCCACGCGGGACGACCGGACCAGCGACGAATACGCCGTCTGGCTCCTGGCCCTGTTCCGCCATGCGGGGTTGAACCCATCCGCCATCGACCGCTGCGCCATCGGTACGGTGGTGCCGGCGGCCCTGTACAACCTGCGCCGCCTGTCGCGGGAATGGTTCTCCTGCGAGCCGCTGGTGGCCCGGGCCGCGGTGGAGTGGGGCTTCCAGATCCTGGTGGACCGCCCGAAGGAGGTCGGCGCCGACCGGTTGCTGAACGCCCTGGCGGCGCATCACCACTATCGCGGGCCGCTGGTGGTGGTGGATTTCGGCACCGCCACCACCTTCGACGTCGTGGACGGGAAGGGCAGCTATCTCGGTGGCGTGATCGCGCCCGGCATCAGCCTGTCGATCGAGGCTCTGCACCGGGCCGCCGCCCGCCTGCCGCGGATCGGCATCGGCCGGCCGCAATCGGTGATCGGGCGGGACACGGTGCCGGCCATGCAGTCCGGGATCTTCTGGGGCTATGTCGGGCTGATCGAGGGGATCGTGGAGCGGATCCGCGCCGAGTTCGGCGCACCGATGAAGGTCGTGGCCACTGGCGGGCTGGCGCCGCTCTTTGCCGAGGGCACGGCCGTGATCGAGAAGACCGACCCCGATATCACCCTGGAGGGGCTGCGGCTGTTGGCGGATCGTAACCCCACGCCCATCTTCCACCGCACCAGTTTGCCCGACGCCCTGAAACCGGACCCCGATTAG
- a CDS encoding NADH-quinone oxidoreductase subunit M: MNAAGFPLLSLLTFLPLAGAAVIMCVRGDEAVVASNARWTALWTSLIVLALSLLLWFRFDTASAAYQFEEQLRWLPEFGLGYHMGVDGISVLFVLLSTVLTPLCILASWESVQNRVREYMVAFLLLETMMVGMFSSLDIVLFYVFFEGVLIPMFLIIGVWGGPRRVYAAFKLFLYTLLGSVLMLLAILALWYNAGSSDIGAIMQLNLPRSTQIWMFLAFFAAFAVKVPMWPVHTWLPDAHVEAPTAGSVILAGVLLKMGAYGFIRFSIPLFPEAAVFFAPLIFVLSVVAVVYTSLVAMAQEDMKKLIAYSSVAHMGIVTLGLFTFNQQGISGALLQMISHGVVSGALFLCVGVLYDRVHSREIARYGGVAKIMPAYALVFMFFTMGSVALPGLAGFPGEFLVLVGAWKANPWAAFGGALGMILGAGYMLYLYRRVIFSRITREDLRSLLDLSPREYVTFAPLILLTIWLGVYPSSFLQFFEASVAALIERHEAALALPRLAGM; this comes from the coding sequence GTGAACGCGGCCGGGTTCCCCCTCCTTTCCCTGCTGACCTTCCTGCCGCTGGCAGGGGCGGCGGTCATCATGTGCGTGCGGGGGGATGAGGCGGTCGTCGCCTCCAACGCCCGCTGGACGGCGCTCTGGACCAGCCTGATCGTGCTGGCCCTGTCGCTGCTGCTCTGGTTTCGCTTCGACACCGCCTCGGCGGCCTACCAGTTCGAGGAGCAGCTCCGCTGGCTGCCGGAATTCGGCCTCGGCTACCACATGGGGGTGGACGGTATCTCCGTCCTCTTCGTGCTGCTCTCCACCGTGCTGACGCCCCTTTGCATTCTGGCCTCCTGGGAGTCCGTGCAGAACCGGGTGCGCGAGTACATGGTCGCCTTCCTGCTGCTGGAGACCATGATGGTGGGGATGTTCAGCTCGCTGGACATCGTCCTCTTCTATGTCTTCTTCGAGGGCGTGCTGATCCCGATGTTCCTGATCATCGGGGTCTGGGGCGGGCCGCGCCGCGTCTATGCGGCCTTCAAGCTCTTCCTCTACACGCTGCTCGGCTCGGTGTTGATGCTGCTCGCCATCCTCGCGCTCTGGTACAATGCCGGCAGCAGCGACATCGGCGCGATCATGCAGCTGAACCTACCGCGCTCGACGCAGATCTGGATGTTCCTGGCCTTCTTCGCCGCCTTCGCGGTGAAGGTGCCGATGTGGCCGGTGCACACCTGGCTGCCGGACGCGCATGTGGAGGCGCCGACGGCGGGCTCGGTGATCCTGGCGGGCGTGCTGCTGAAGATGGGGGCCTATGGCTTCATCCGCTTCTCCATCCCGCTCTTCCCGGAGGCTGCGGTGTTCTTCGCGCCGCTGATCTTCGTGCTGTCGGTGGTGGCGGTGGTCTACACCAGCCTCGTCGCCATGGCGCAGGAAGACATGAAGAAGCTGATCGCCTATTCCTCCGTGGCGCATATGGGCATCGTCACGCTCGGCCTCTTCACCTTCAACCAGCAGGGCATCTCCGGCGCACTGCTGCAGATGATCTCGCATGGCGTGGTGTCGGGGGCGCTCTTCCTCTGTGTCGGCGTGCTCTACGACCGGGTGCATTCGCGGGAGATCGCGCGCTATGGCGGCGTGGCGAAGATCATGCCGGCCTATGCGCTGGTCTTCATGTTCTTCACCATGGGCTCGGTAGCGCTGCCCGGCCTGGCCGGCTTCCCGGGCGAGTTCCTGGTGCTGGTCGGCGCCTGGAAGGCAAATCCCTGGGCCGCCTTCGGTGGTGCACTCGGCATGATCCTGGGTGCGGGCTACATGCTGTACCTGTACCGCCGGGTGATCTTCAGCCGCATCACGCGTGAGGACCTGCGCTCGCTCCTGGACCTGAGCCCGCGCGAATACGTGACCTTCGCGCCGCTGATCCTGCTGACGATCTGGCTCGGCGTGTATCCGTCCTCCTTCCTTCAGTTCTTCGAGGCCAGCGTGGCGGCGCTGATCGAGCGGCATGAGGCCGCTCTGGCTTTGCCGCGCCTGGCCGGGATGTGA
- a CDS encoding DUF1467 family protein, producing the protein MGVVTGVVVFFLVWWTVLFVTLPLGVRPDTDAEATPGGWRGAPLAPRIGRKALLTTAISAVIWVGLEVVIRSDYLSFRHGWLAMH; encoded by the coding sequence ATGGGCGTCGTCACCGGTGTCGTGGTCTTCTTCCTGGTCTGGTGGACCGTGCTCTTCGTCACCCTGCCGCTCGGGGTGAGGCCGGACACGGATGCGGAGGCGACGCCCGGTGGCTGGCGGGGCGCGCCGCTGGCGCCCCGCATCGGGCGGAAGGCCCTCCTGACCACGGCCATTTCGGCCGTGATCTGGGTCGGGCTGGAGGTGGTGATCCGCAGCGACTACCTCTCCTTCCGCCACGGCTGGCTGGCGATGCACTGA
- the nuoN gene encoding NADH-quinone oxidoreductase subunit NuoN, with translation MNWTLSLPEIVLAVSVLVLLVCGVLPKRDTSFAVTMGGVGALLVTAALVLGQADGTGFFGQYVSDAFARFTKLLVLLGSLATMILALNWNAKEGIARFEFPILILTATLGMLIMLAANDLMMLYLGLELFSLSLYVVAAFDRDNVRSAEAGLKYFVLGALASGLLLYGASLIYGFTGTTNFTRIAAAMGSTGGVSAGVVIGLIFVIAALAFKISAVPFHMWTPDVYEGAPTPVTAFFASAPKVAALALLTRVVVGPFGELVAQWGQVMVVVSILSMLLGSLAAIGQRNIKRLMAYSSIGHVGYALMGLAVGTGTGVRGLLFYLAIYLVMNIGVFAVLVSMRRNGRSVEGISDLAGLGKTDPAMALAMAIFMFSMAGIPPLAGFFSKLYVFLAAVQAGYWTLAVIGVLTSVVSAYYYLRIVKVMYFDEAAEALEPRATGVSVLLAGAGILNVALVFFAAPLLAAAQAAVAALAG, from the coding sequence ATCAACTGGACCCTCTCGCTGCCGGAGATCGTGCTGGCGGTCTCGGTTCTGGTGCTGCTGGTCTGCGGCGTGCTGCCGAAGCGCGACACCAGCTTCGCGGTGACCATGGGCGGCGTCGGCGCCCTGCTGGTGACGGCGGCGCTGGTGCTCGGGCAGGCGGACGGGACGGGCTTCTTCGGCCAGTACGTCTCCGACGCCTTCGCCCGCTTCACCAAGCTGCTGGTGCTGCTGGGCAGCCTGGCGACCATGATCCTGGCGCTGAACTGGAACGCGAAGGAGGGCATCGCCCGCTTCGAGTTCCCGATCCTGATCCTGACCGCGACGCTGGGCATGCTGATCATGCTCGCGGCCAACGACCTGATGATGCTCTATCTGGGGCTGGAGCTCTTCTCGCTCTCGCTCTACGTCGTGGCGGCCTTCGACCGCGACAATGTCCGCTCGGCGGAGGCGGGGCTGAAGTACTTCGTGCTGGGCGCGCTGGCCTCCGGCCTGCTGCTCTATGGTGCGAGCCTGATCTACGGCTTCACCGGCACCACGAACTTCACCCGCATCGCCGCCGCGATGGGCAGCACCGGCGGCGTCTCGGCGGGGGTGGTGATCGGCCTGATCTTCGTGATCGCCGCCCTGGCCTTCAAGATCTCGGCCGTGCCCTTCCACATGTGGACGCCGGACGTCTACGAGGGCGCGCCGACCCCGGTGACGGCCTTCTTCGCCTCGGCGCCGAAGGTGGCGGCCCTCGCGCTGCTCACCCGCGTGGTGGTCGGCCCCTTCGGCGAGCTGGTGGCGCAGTGGGGGCAGGTGATGGTGGTGGTCTCCATCCTGTCCATGCTGCTGGGCTCGCTCGCCGCGATCGGTCAGCGCAACATCAAGCGGCTGATGGCCTATTCCTCCATCGGCCATGTCGGCTACGCGCTGATGGGCCTGGCGGTGGGCACCGGCACGGGCGTGCGCGGCCTGCTCTTCTACCTGGCCATCTACCTGGTGATGAACATCGGCGTCTTTGCCGTGCTCGTCTCCATGCGCCGCAACGGCCGCTCGGTGGAGGGGATCAGCGACCTCGCCGGCCTCGGCAAGACGGACCCGGCGATGGCGCTCGCCATGGCGATCTTCATGTTCTCCATGGCCGGCATCCCGCCGTTGGCCGGCTTCTTCTCGAAGCTCTACGTCTTCCTGGCGGCGGTGCAGGCGGGGTACTGGACCCTGGCGGTGATCGGCGTGCTGACCTCGGTGGTCTCGGCCTACTACTACCTGCGCATCGTCAAGGTGATGTATTTCGACGAGGCGGCGGAGGCGCTGGAGCCGCGCGCGACCGGCGTGTCGGTGCTGCTGGCCGGCGCGGGCATCCTGAACGTGGCGCTGGTCTTCTTCGCCGCGCCGCTGCTCGCGGCGGCACAGGCCGCCGTGGCCGCCCTGGCCGGGTGA